In Centropristis striata isolate RG_2023a ecotype Rhode Island chromosome 8, C.striata_1.0, whole genome shotgun sequence, the genomic window ccctcttaagATGCTGGTATCTTCTAAGTAATCCAACCATGTTATGTTATCTTGTTGGGAAGAGGGATAGTGGCACCCAAAAgatatctaaatgaaaatgggttATATGGATGCCCACAAGTCCCACCCagttttgggttaaaaaaaacaaaaaaacatgcagtttttctcaatgtgttgttttctccTGTTGTCTTCTCCCAGGTATGCAGTGATTGCTTTCGGGTGTGCTAGCTGCCCCAAGATCACATGCGGCAGGGAGGGCTGTGGCACAGAGTTCTGTTACCACTGTAAGCAGTTATGGCATCCCAACCAGACCTGCGATGCAGCACGACAGCAGAGAGCCCAGAGCCTCCGCCTCAGGACGGTCCGCTCATCCTCCCTCAGCTACAGCCAAGAAAGTGGAGCTGCAGGTCGGCTTTTCTTTTCCTGTGTCTCTTCTGTGTTTCACACATTGTCAAATATCCAGTACATTGCCACACATGTCAGGATGTTGCATAGTTCTTCCTCTAAAAGGGAGACGGATTTGAGAATTTGTGTTTGCAGCGTAGGTCAGAATGCAGAGAAATTAATCAATTTTTGTCAGTATTACCAAATTTCTTTGATGGCTAGGCTTGTCTCAGTGATAAATTGTTTGTGAGAAATGTTTTGTCAATCACAATGAAGTTCTGAAATATGTCACCAGTGACTGACCAGgcctatttttatttgatagcAGAAGTGTAACAAGTCAGttaaacttttctatttttctcttctttttcttccttctgCCTTGCAGCTGATGACATTAAGCCATGTCCACGCTGTGCTGCTTACATCATCAAGATGAATGATGGAAGTTGTAACCACATGACCTGTGCCGTCTGCGGCTGTGAGTTCTGCTGGCTCTGCATGAAGGAGATCTCAGACCTGCACTACCTGAGGTCAGTTTGACAAGATGCATACGCATATTtgaatacacacagacacagtttgGAGGGCTTTATAGTTTTACCTCTGAACATGAGCATTTTAGGACACATTAAGTGATTGTAATCAGCTAATGCCATGCAACTAAACAGTTTTATTTCCTGTAACTGTGTATTGGTCCCTTTTATTTGTGGCAGCCCACAACTTGTAGCTAAGCCCTAATTCTACTGACTGAGGTCCCGCACACTCAAGAactacaatcatggaaaaaattatcggaccacccttgttttcttcaatttctagttcattttaatgcctggtacaactaaaggtacatttgtttggacaaatataatgataacaacaaaaatagctcataagagtttaatttaagctgatatctagccattttccatgattttcttgataatgattttagttattatcaagaaaaccatggaaaatggctagaacaagaaattgaagaaaaagggtggtctaataatttttttcattactgTATGTCTCCACGAGGACAAATATTTGTCCCTCAGTAACAAGGGATCAAAAGGTAAAAACATACTACAGTATCcactgtatgaaaaaaaacagttctcAGCTTAGCCTCCATTATTTTTTCACTCTAAATGTTCTCCTCTGCTTCTCTCAGTCCATCAGGCTGTACTTTCTGGGGGAAGAAGCCATGGAGCAGGAAGAAGAAGATTCTTTGGCAACTAGGAACACTTGTGGGTGCGCCCGTCGGCATTGCGCTCATTGCCGGAATAGCTATTCCTGCCATGATTATTGGCATCCCTGTATATGTGGGAAGGAAGGTGAGTCTCTAAAGACACATTCATGTGCAGTAGTCGGGAACAGAGTTGAGTTTTCCTGCTACGAGTTACACTACCTGGATGAGGCAGAACTTTGACTCATCCGGTTCCTGTCCAGATTTACTGTTCAAAGACTGTATTGAGCTGTACAGATTTTTACGAAGGCTTTGGGTTTCATTGTGAGTGCTGCATtgagataaataaagtttaatatttGCTCTGCTTTCCCACAAAGTGTAGCTTTAGTCTTAAGTGCAGTCAGTCTAAGCCTATCTCACTTGATATGCTGAAAATAAACACCCTGCACACCCAGAAACAAGCGCTGTATCAATCAGTAACTAACATATATTGTAAAACTAGCCCACATACCTCATGTCATCTATTTTTCTCAGACTCTTAAGTTATCTGAAGCCAACTGAGGTCATTTGTCAGTATCATGCTCTGTGTGTCGGTATGTCTTTGTATACTTGTGTTGTGTCAAATCCCTCATCAGTCTAAGTCTGTTCAATAAGAATttgacattacaaaaaaaggaaaatgttcaGACTCTCCAGAATTCCCCTCTTAAGCCTGCCAAGGCGAGGCCAGAGCCAACAAACTTTTCTTCCCCGAAAAAACCAGACCACATTCAGCCGTGATCACATGACACATGTGAAACATCTGAGCATGAATCACCTGCATTCCACATGCACTGGATGAATGTTGGTGTTCAGTCTTGGTTTCTATCCTGGTGAATCACTGCGCCAAGGCCATAGCATTACTGACAGCACAGTCACGTGTCGTATCAGCTGTACTTTGTCACCTTTGACTGACAGATAAAGCAGAAATGTTACAGTATAATGATAAGCACTCTTTGTGTGAAAGTAACTGGGACTGTATATGTGCAGTTTTTGCTATTGATGTGTGCTTTTTGGGCTTTGGAACAGAACTCTGTCAACCAAAAcaactgtacattttttattttttttttcatttaattgggACATATCATGCATGAAACCATGAAACAAGACAACCCAGTCAGTTTAATGCTGGCTGCCTAGGCCAGAAAACATGGGATATAACAAGCCATTCAGATATGGCCCCTCTTCCTATGTCACATGCAggtttattaaaatatatggcCTCCTATGTGAGTTTCTCCACCCACGGCTTCAACACATGAGAGATTTGGTAGGCAGGTATATTCAGActgacaaaaagagaaaaataatgaaataaaaacgatattcagcatttaataacactttaaaactcttaaTTTTCAGTAATTCATGCGGTGTTTAGGGGTTCATTTGTTAGTCTTATATTATGTACATTTTTCTATCGGTTGTGTTTCTTGTATTCTCCAAATATGTAAAGAGAAAGGAAGTATGCGCACACTCAGAATAAACTTTAGGTGGAACAGGTGGaagatgaaaaacacaaactacaAGACAAGAAAACTGCACACTGCAAATTGAGGAATAGCCTAAATTAATAATAGGAATagccttttcatgtcttttgcaGTCTCCAGATATGTGGCATTTTTTACAGACTTTAACAATTACTTACCACTGGTCACTGTTAGGGGTGTTGTTTTTCCCAAATGCCTAGCTTTTTCAATTTTCTATAGATAGCTGTCATATAGCAGCTGGTTACTGCTGGCATGATTTGGCCTCACTGTACGCTGAAACCACTCTGGCTTGGTTGTTAccattttaaaagatatttatataattacagtAATGACTTGCAACCGACTCTGTATTTTTACTAGGCCATGATCACTCTCTaacataaagtgtgtgtgtgtgtgtgtgtgtgtgtgtgtgtgggtgtgggtgtgtgggtgggtgggtgcgAAAGAAAATTGTAAGGAAGAAAATGTAGCCCAGCTGGCAGTGGGTTGTTTGGGTTTGTAGGCTCAGTCTCAGCCCAACAGTTCCACTGTCAGTTCGCACCTGGTTTGGATCAAGTTATGAGAACTTGTTCCTTAgtttcctctgtctgtctgtttgagTCTCATTGGTCCCCTTTTCTCTGTCAGATCCATAACCGCTATGAAGGCAAAGATATCTCCAACCACAAGAGGAACCTGGTGATCGCTGGTGGAGTGACTCTCTCAGTCATTGTGTCTCCAGTGGTGGCTGCAGTCACTGTCGGTCAGTCTGTTCTCCAGCAACTCTAtctccttcctccttctctttgtctcttcctCTGCCTCAGCTCTCTTGCCTGAGGATCTTTATTGGCATATCCTTGTTTGATTTTTGCTAGCTTCAGGAATTTCTTTGGTTTAATGTTACAGTTCATATTATGcaaaagtttgttttcatttaagtacattttcacaAGCTGGTAAAAGATGAAACTGTTTAGTCTGGATACCACTGCTGCTGATGcacaaaaatcaaaacacactttttttcagtactttGGTTTAATATGTCTCCGTTGTATTTGTCTGCGTTCACCCTTCAGGCATTGGAGTTCCCATCATGCTGGCCTACGTGTATGGCGTGGTGCCCATCTCGCTGTGCCGAAGTGGAGGTTGCGGCGTCTCAGCTGGGAACGGCAAAGGAGTTCGCATAGAATTTGATGACGAGAATGACATGAATGTTGGCAGTGGGGCAGCTGCCACTGGTAAGCTTCAGTGCCTCCACCACTCACACTGACACCCAAAAGTGACTTCATGTGATTGTGGCTGTGTCAGCAAACAACAGAATTTGCCTTTTGCTGACAGATACACTACTGAGTCCCTTTCCAAATGAAAGCTGCTCTGGGTTTCACAGTTGTACAGTGTTCTTTTGCACTTTGTCTTTTACAGAAAAATTCCATTTGTGCCTCAGAACCACTGAAATTTTGTAGATTTAAATTTAATCAGAAACTTCTCATTTTTAGACCGACACTGCCTTTTCTTCCTGATTCCTGGTTGACCTTTTATCTATCACTTATTCTTATATtcataaatgttattttgtgaTCATACTTTCTATGTAGATACGACATCAGTGGCAGACACTAGGAACAACCCCAGTATAGGTGAAGGCAGTGTTGGGGGGCTGACAGGCAGCCTGAGTGCCAGTGGCAGCCACATGGACCGTTTGGGGGCTATCAGGGACAACCTGAGTGAGACAGCGTCCACCATGGCCCTGGCTGGAGCCAGCATCACTGGCAGTCTCTCTGGCAGTGCCATGGTCAATTACTTAAACAGGTACAGCAACAGAAAAACATGCTATGGGACTGAAATGTTGTGCAACTTTGGACTTCGTGATGCTTCCCTGCATTGTCTAAATCACCCCTCTCACATGTTGTCAGGCTGGAGGTGCAGGCCGATGTGCAGAAGGAGCGCTGCAGTCTGAGTGGTGAGTCTGGCACTGTCAGCCTGGGCACAATCAGCGACAACGCTAGCACCAAAGCAATGGCTGGATCCATTTTAAACGCCTACATGCCCCTCGACCGGTGAGCATCACTTGTTTTTTATCTGGAAGATGCTGTTAAGGAATAGACTGTTTATTGGCAGTGTTTGTGTCTATCTGTTGCTGATGTCCTTCTAGAAATCTGTAATATGAAACTAATTGCAGTAAAGTCACACTTGTGGTCACATGTAATTACTAAGTGAAAATATCACCTCAGATCTAGCCCTGAATGATTGTTTTACCTGGCAAAAGTAAAGCATTCAATTATTTCTATCTTAAATCATTTAACCCTTGGAGACAATTTGTCTGTAAGGGGGGGACTGGGGATCTTAAGTGGGTATAGCAAGttaacagtagatgccacatagaagtggtgtacatcatctgaaagctgggaacctgaagattaatttgagatgcacaTTCCGTACTTTAGTTTTTCTCAAGATAAATTTGTGCAAAACATTATAAAGGAAGTATATGTACCCAATCCCATGCTCAGTTATCTCTCATAAGTTGAGTgaataccatttgttacacagatatGGTGCAAAATGTAACAACTTTTGGCCACTcaagaattgataaaaaatcCCTACAAAATAGCACAATAAAGCACATACACCTTGACAAACATCATAGAAAAACCCGTACAACAGTTGCCTTTTTTGAATGccctaggtctctagtttatggttatGAAGTCATGCCAAGTAATGTAATTCCATAACTGTTTATGGACTccatatgcagaaatattcaaataaccTCTCATGCTTTTCTCTTCCTCACATATTCCAGAGATGGGAACAGCATGGAAGTCCAGGTTGACATTGAATCCAAACCCGGCAAACTGCGGCACcacagtggcagcagcagcgtAGATGACGGCAGCCATGTTGGCCGCTGCGGCTGGACTTGCACCTCCAACGGCTGCAATTCCTCAGAGGGCAAAGGCACCTCCACCAAGTGGGCCAAAGaggcctcctgctcctcctcctccagctcaggGGGCAAAAAAAGCAAAGGCAAGCTGCGCAAGAAAGGCGGCGGGGGTACCAAGATCAACGAGACGCGGGAGGACATGGACGCTCAGCTGCTGGAGCAGCGCAGCACCAACTCCTCAGAATTCGACTCTCCCTCACTGAGCGGCAGCCTGCCGTCTGTGGCTGACTCCCACTCTAGCCACTTCTCAGAGTTCAGTTGCTCCGATCTGGAGAGCATGAAGACGTCCTGTAGCCACGGCTCCGGCGGAGGCGACTACCACACACGCTTCGCCACAGTCAGCCCCTTACCTGAGGTGGAGAACGACCGCCTGGAGACCTGCCCCGCTTCTTCATCCTCCTCACAAGGACACGGAGCTGTGATCACACCCCATTCCCctacctccaccacctcctccctgGGCCACGGCGCAGAGCTCTCCCCTCTCTGCTTCATCACAGAGGAGAATGTCAACCTGGTGTGCCCTGCTGAGCTGGACTCTCACAGCAACACCAGAGAGCTGCTAAAAGAAACCAACAACAACCACCAACCACAACACCCAGCCCAAACCCAGCAGCAGCCCAAGAACTCCTGTATACAGACTGACATATGAAATCTCAATACCTTAAGTGCTGCACAGATGCTATTTTTAGTTAACATCTTTTCCTCCACTAAACTAACACACAGCTTACAGTTAAACCTGCATCTTCTGTTATTCTCTTGTAAAGGGGACATGTTATTTGGGGATTTCTGTCCTTCATGAAAAGCTACCGTGAGTAAAACAGACATCTTTGTATCCACTGACTGTCAGAGGGCTTGTTGGGAGTATTAATAGGTTTTCAAAGGGCAGCCATGTCAGAAATGTAAAGGTTGTGAATGCTGGTGTTTCTCCCTGTGCGAACCACAGACtgctgacacttttttttttgacagttcaCTCTCTCACCACTTGTAACAGAGACAGCCCACTGATTTGGGCGCTGTCCTATTGACCTGTGTAGGTTCAAATAAAACCACTGTGCCGGCTTTGCTAGTATTTGATTTTGGCTCAACAATGCGGATGCAACACCATGCAGGAATCTTAATGTTACAGCTTTCCAGAAGTGAACTCAAACAGGGACCAGGCAATATGATTcactatttcctctttttatttcccCCAAATATATTAGTGACAGAGGAACCTTAGTGttcttttctgtatttattattagacttttttttgtcttttccctGGATATTTGTTCAGAATTAATCctataatgtatatttataagACCTGGGCTCAACAACCTACATCATTTTAGCACTAAAATCAACTTGTTACACAACTGAGACTCTTCAGATGGATGGACACAGCTGTAGTCTCACTCTGGGAGATGGTATTTGACAGCTCTTTTGCTTGTTGGTAACCACAGAGTTTAGACctgtagctgtgtgtgtttttagtgctAAGATGACTGTGGAAACCCAGGTCTTGTTAGAATCGTTGGAAAGCTTGTGATGATATGTTTCGGGTGGGT contains:
- the LOC131975779 gene encoding E3 ubiquitin-protein ligase RNF19A-like, which encodes MSLQKHQQLGGSGGVMGSDRDLQSTASSISLPSVKKAPKKRRLSLASLFRRRGREPKSGRQRSRELQHPGPLGLGGVDGIASIESIHSEMMCNDKNSAFFSVTGTGAASAAAASTSSASGPSSSASSSSSSKVGSGVGAELMECPLCLLRHSRESFPDIMTCHHRSCIDCLRQYLRIEISESRVNISCPECSERFNPHDIRMILGDRALMEKYEEFMLRRWLVADPDCRWCPAPDCGYAVIAFGCASCPKITCGREGCGTEFCYHCKQLWHPNQTCDAARQQRAQSLRLRTVRSSSLSYSQESGAAADDIKPCPRCAAYIIKMNDGSCNHMTCAVCGCEFCWLCMKEISDLHYLSPSGCTFWGKKPWSRKKKILWQLGTLVGAPVGIALIAGIAIPAMIIGIPVYVGRKIHNRYEGKDISNHKRNLVIAGGVTLSVIVSPVVAAVTVGIGVPIMLAYVYGVVPISLCRSGGCGVSAGNGKGVRIEFDDENDMNVGSGAAATDTTSVADTRNNPSIGEGSVGGLTGSLSASGSHMDRLGAIRDNLSETASTMALAGASITGSLSGSAMVNYLNRLEVQADVQKERCSLSGESGTVSLGTISDNASTKAMAGSILNAYMPLDRDGNSMEVQVDIESKPGKLRHHSGSSSVDDGSHVGRCGWTCTSNGCNSSEGKGTSTKWAKEASCSSSSSSGGKKSKGKLRKKGGGGTKINETREDMDAQLLEQRSTNSSEFDSPSLSGSLPSVADSHSSHFSEFSCSDLESMKTSCSHGSGGGDYHTRFATVSPLPEVENDRLETCPASSSSSQGHGAVITPHSPTSTTSSLGHGAELSPLCFITEENVNLVCPAELDSHSNTRELLKETNNNHQPQHPAQTQQQPKNSCIQTDI